The following are encoded in a window of Haloprofundus salilacus genomic DNA:
- a CDS encoding helix-turn-helix domain-containing protein produces MVRVHLKVEIGADDDNWLAGVSTDFSDAEFKILTSQPVDDGVLELIEVTTSDGDAIVRRFDDAPEVRSYEVLHSDDGMVLIQLVFPMPSTYEARRSMGILPRFPIIIRDGWASGEQTTSQAQLSELTTELAAAHIPYEILSLTQSYDSNGVLTERQREVITEAIERGYYDSPRGCTLVELAETLGVNQSAVSGVLHRAEGRIIKEFIL; encoded by the coding sequence GATCGGGGCAGACGACGACAACTGGCTGGCTGGTGTCTCGACCGACTTCTCGGACGCCGAGTTCAAGATCCTGACGAGCCAGCCCGTAGACGATGGCGTGCTCGAACTGATCGAAGTAACGACATCGGATGGGGACGCTATCGTTCGCCGGTTCGACGACGCACCGGAGGTGCGCTCGTACGAAGTGCTCCATTCCGACGACGGGATGGTACTGATCCAGTTGGTGTTCCCGATGCCGTCAACGTATGAGGCGAGGCGTTCGATGGGGATCCTTCCGCGATTTCCTATCATCATCCGAGACGGGTGGGCATCCGGTGAACAAACTACCTCACAGGCGCAGTTGTCGGAGTTAACTACCGAGTTAGCGGCGGCTCACATTCCGTACGAGATACTGTCGTTAACCCAATCATATGACTCGAACGGAGTTCTGACCGAGCGCCAACGGGAGGTCATCACTGAAGCGATTGAACGGGGCTATTACGACAGCCCTCGCGGCTGTACGCTCGTTGAACTTGCAGAAACATTGGGGGTCAATCAATCGGCGGTTAGTGGTGTCCTCCATCGAGCTGAAGGTCGGATTATCAAGGAGTTCATCTTGTAG
- a CDS encoding helix-turn-helix transcriptional regulator — protein MGPNQDDRLDDDGRPPPGSPVLEAILENERNRRYLGERLDAAGGRVDTGLLCDIVRHGPVLEVLLEEPLDRREIEAFLDVSRATSHRYTQWLDEQGFVEKVDGRFQLTWRGAAIAEEVLRFEANVRTAHRMTPLLDAVCEDHRDFVLEPFVDATITVAEPDDPYKPIERFIALVSESDTFRGFNTTHMAPLILGGFHQQVFEETDTEIVYLPNIVEKLFETYPERAQEAIDSGHLTLRTRDELPYGLALFDERVGIGGYDETTGLMQVFVDTDAPIAWEWAERVYASVRADSNPLDEKPD, from the coding sequence ATGGGGCCTAACCAAGACGACCGATTGGATGACGATGGCCGTCCGCCACCTGGCTCGCCGGTCCTGGAAGCGATCCTGGAAAACGAACGGAACCGCCGCTATCTCGGCGAGCGTCTGGACGCCGCGGGCGGTCGCGTCGATACGGGCCTGCTTTGCGACATCGTCCGGCACGGCCCGGTCCTCGAAGTACTGTTGGAGGAACCGCTTGATCGCCGGGAAATCGAAGCGTTCCTTGACGTCTCGCGGGCGACGAGTCACCGCTACACGCAGTGGCTCGACGAGCAGGGATTCGTTGAGAAGGTCGATGGCCGATTTCAGTTAACCTGGCGCGGCGCAGCCATCGCCGAGGAGGTCCTCCGGTTCGAGGCGAACGTGCGGACCGCACACAGAATGACGCCGCTTCTGGATGCGGTCTGTGAGGATCACCGGGACTTCGTCCTCGAACCGTTCGTGGACGCAACGATCACCGTCGCGGAACCGGACGATCCCTACAAGCCGATCGAGCGATTCATCGCGCTTGTCAGCGAATCAGACACCTTCCGGGGATTCAATACAACGCACATGGCTCCGCTGATTCTCGGTGGGTTTCACCAGCAAGTGTTCGAGGAAACCGACACCGAGATCGTCTACCTCCCGAACATCGTGGAGAAACTCTTCGAGACGTACCCCGAACGTGCACAAGAAGCGATCGATAGTGGACACCTGACCCTCCGGACGCGTGATGAACTGCCGTACGGTCTCGCTCTCTTCGACGAACGCGTCGGGATCGGAGGCTACGACGAAACCACAGGTCTCATGCAGGTGTTCGTCGATACGGATGCACCGATCGCATGGGAATGGGCTGAGCGCGTCTATGCGTCAGTGAGAGCCGATTCCAATCCACTCGACGAGAAGCCAGACTGA
- a CDS encoding alpha/beta fold hydrolase, translating into MAEATPPDTSRDMGTVTSADGTKIAFKQTGSGPPLVLVHGGVCDHRFWELSDVRATFADYCTVYAIDCRGVGESGDADEYNLEREFEDVAAVVETINEPVTLLGHSSGALLSLEAALRTDNLHKLILYEPPITFDDQELYSDEVLAEMKRLLDNGENEQVLVLFLQEIAQSTPEEIDAQRSAPDWQDLVDAAHVWPRSLAAVGEYEFDAARFADMTTPTLLLSGSESPPLLKDATDPVNDVLPNSRIVTFDGHAHEAMLTGPDRFLEEVLAFIREEN; encoded by the coding sequence ATGGCAGAAGCAACACCACCAGACACGAGTAGAGACATGGGAACAGTCACGTCCGCAGACGGGACTAAGATTGCCTTCAAACAGACGGGGAGCGGGCCACCGCTCGTGCTCGTCCATGGAGGTGTCTGTGACCACAGGTTCTGGGAGTTATCCGATGTTCGTGCCACCTTCGCGGACTACTGCACGGTCTATGCGATAGATTGTCGTGGTGTCGGTGAGAGCGGTGACGCCGACGAGTACAACTTGGAACGGGAGTTTGAGGATGTGGCTGCGGTCGTCGAGACGATCAACGAACCTGTAACCCTCCTTGGGCACTCATCGGGAGCACTCTTATCGCTTGAGGCGGCCCTGCGAACCGATAACCTACACAAACTCATCCTGTACGAGCCTCCCATTACGTTCGATGATCAGGAACTCTACTCCGATGAGGTGCTCGCAGAAATGAAACGGCTGCTGGACAACGGTGAAAACGAGCAGGTGCTTGTCCTGTTCCTCCAAGAAATCGCCCAATCCACGCCGGAGGAAATCGACGCGCAACGCTCAGCCCCGGACTGGCAGGACCTCGTGGACGCGGCGCACGTCTGGCCCCGTAGCTTAGCAGCGGTCGGCGAGTACGAGTTCGATGCAGCCCGGTTCGCTGATATGACGACGCCAACGTTGCTGTTGTCCGGTAGCGAGAGCCCTCCACTCTTGAAAGATGCGACGGATCCGGTCAACGACGTGCTCCCAAACAGCCGGATCGTTACCTTCGATGGGCACGCACACGAGGCGATGCTCACCGGGCCGGACCGCTTCCTCGAAGAGGTACTTGCATTCATCCGTGAAGAAAACTAA
- a CDS encoding NmrA/HSCARG family protein, whose protein sequence is MSDSVLVIGATGTQGGAVANHLLENQVTVYALSRNPESDAARSLEENGAEVIEGNLTETDALEAAMEAVDGVFCVTNFWEHGYEIEVQHGKNAVDAAVNAEVDHFVFSSVGGAERDTGISHFDSKWEIEQYLEESGLNATVVRPVFFMQNLEANREDIMQGTLALAMERHVPLQMLDVDDLGAFVVKVFADPERYIGETFELASDELTLTATAIRMADVTGVDVTAQHVAPADLEEMMEQGGEEYRVMFEWFNEHGYESPIDKLQADHGLSFSRLTAYLERAGWNQ, encoded by the coding sequence ATGAGTGATTCAGTTCTCGTTATCGGAGCCACCGGGACACAGGGAGGGGCGGTTGCCAATCATCTTCTGGAAAATCAAGTCACCGTCTACGCGCTGTCGCGCAATCCCGAGAGTGATGCAGCGCGCTCGCTCGAAGAGAACGGTGCAGAGGTCATCGAGGGGAATCTCACCGAGACCGATGCACTCGAGGCAGCCATGGAAGCGGTGGATGGAGTCTTCTGTGTCACCAATTTCTGGGAACACGGCTACGAGATCGAAGTTCAACACGGCAAGAACGCTGTCGATGCCGCTGTCAACGCCGAGGTTGACCACTTCGTGTTCAGTTCCGTCGGTGGAGCCGAACGCGACACTGGAATCTCTCACTTCGACTCCAAGTGGGAAATCGAACAGTACCTCGAGGAATCTGGCCTGAACGCGACCGTCGTCCGCCCCGTGTTCTTCATGCAAAATCTGGAAGCCAATCGCGAGGATATCATGCAAGGGACGCTTGCGCTCGCGATGGAACGACATGTCCCGTTGCAGATGCTCGACGTCGACGACCTCGGAGCGTTTGTTGTCAAGGTGTTCGCTGACCCTGAGCGTTACATCGGTGAGACGTTTGAACTGGCGAGCGACGAACTCACACTTACTGCAACAGCGATCCGAATGGCCGACGTTACTGGTGTCGACGTGACTGCCCAACACGTCGCGCCTGCCGACCTAGAAGAGATGATGGAGCAAGGAGGAGAAGAGTATCGTGTGATGTTTGAGTGGTTCAACGAGCATGGCTATGAGTCGCCAATCGACAAGCTCCAGGCCGACCACGGGCTCTCCTTCTCCCGGCTAACGGCGTATCTCGAACGGGCCGGCTGGAATCAATAA